One part of the Vibrio ponticus genome encodes these proteins:
- a CDS encoding PTS system mannose/fructose/sorbose family transporter subunit IID, translated as MNSNAEMTMNPDQYHEDAVSSVISNTDSYSDQAVKKVITKQDLWKIGFRGLLMEGNFNFNRMQAGGFCYSISPALKKIHQNPEDLKKALKNNLQFYNANPKMFTLPLGLAIAMEESKEKPSTIASVKAATMGSVSGVGDALDHSVMLPLTLAIGSSIALQGNPLGVLVFFVLYQAYRIPMYFWLLFLGYNAGVSALEKLSDQAEKLGRAANIVGLGVIGSMVAKYVKVSTVIELEAGAADISLQTGMLDKLMPNLLPMALVWLMYYLVKKGKSPTALIFGILFAGVSGHLVGIF; from the coding sequence GAAATGACAATGAACCCTGATCAGTACCATGAAGATGCGGTATCTTCAGTAATCAGCAATACTGATAGTTACAGTGATCAGGCAGTAAAGAAAGTAATTACGAAGCAAGACCTGTGGAAAATTGGCTTCCGTGGTCTTTTGATGGAAGGTAACTTTAACTTTAACCGTATGCAGGCGGGTGGTTTCTGTTACTCAATCAGCCCAGCATTGAAAAAGATCCACCAAAATCCAGAAGACCTTAAGAAGGCGTTAAAGAACAATTTACAGTTCTACAATGCAAACCCTAAGATGTTTACCTTGCCTCTAGGTCTAGCGATTGCGATGGAAGAGAGCAAAGAAAAACCATCAACAATTGCGTCGGTAAAAGCGGCGACAATGGGTTCAGTATCGGGTGTGGGTGATGCACTAGACCACTCGGTGATGTTACCGCTAACACTTGCTATTGGTAGTTCGATTGCTTTGCAGGGCAACCCACTAGGTGTTTTGGTCTTCTTTGTCCTTTACCAAGCATACCGTATTCCAATGTACTTCTGGTTGCTATTCCTTGGTTACAACGCAGGTGTATCTGCGCTTGAGAAACTGTCTGACCAAGCGGAAAAACTAGGTCGCGCTGCAAACATCGTCGGTCTTGGCGTTATTGGTTCGATGGTTGCAAAATATGTAAAAGTTTCAACGGTGATTGAGCTTGAAGCGGGCGCTGCTGATATTAGTTTACAAACAGGCATGCTAGATAAATTAATGCCTAACCTACTGCCAATGGCACTTGTATGGTTGATGTACTACCTAGTGAAAAAAGGTAAATCTCCAACAGCACTTATTTTCGGTATCCTATTTGCTGGTGTAAGTGGTCATTTGGTCGGTATTTTCTAA
- the agaF gene encoding PTS galactosamine/N-acetylgalactosamine transporter subunit IIA produces the protein MIGIIVSGHINFATGMQSAVEAIVGEQDSLEFIDFVPTMTTEQLEEQMLSSIEKMNDGSGVLILTDVPGGSPCNRGVAIMLNRSDVKVVAGCNLPMITNACFERDGVSLAELTEIVCEIGAQSMKDMAKEIAMLENNNSDSFEDEL, from the coding sequence ATGATTGGTATTATTGTTTCCGGGCATATTAATTTCGCAACCGGCATGCAATCTGCTGTTGAAGCAATTGTTGGTGAGCAAGATTCTTTAGAATTTATTGATTTTGTGCCAACAATGACAACAGAACAATTAGAAGAACAAATGCTGTCTTCAATTGAAAAAATGAACGATGGGTCAGGGGTTCTTATTCTGACAGACGTTCCTGGTGGTTCTCCTTGTAACCGTGGTGTAGCTATTATGCTCAATCGCAGTGATGTCAAAGTCGTTGCGGGTTGTAACTTGCCAATGATTACAAACGCTTGTTTTGAGCGTGACGGTGTTTCACTAGCAGAGTTAACTGAGATTGTTTGCGAGATTGGCGCTCAGTCAATGAAAGATATGGCGAAAGAAATCGCCATGTTAGAGAATAACAATTCAGATTCATTCGAAGACGAATTATAA